A window of Oncorhynchus nerka isolate Pitt River unplaced genomic scaffold, Oner_Uvic_2.0 unplaced_scaffold_1436, whole genome shotgun sequence contains these coding sequences:
- the LOC135568682 gene encoding G-protein coupled receptor 26-like — MAAVEVLLAVLMLVIIVVSLLSNALVLICFLYNPQIRKQVPCVFTLNLTFCNLLLTVSNMPLTLVGLVNEGQPGSDAFCQLVGFSETFLTTNSMLSMAALSIDRWIAVVFPLRYHSRIRHRDAALVLGYTWIHSMSFSMAAACLSWVGYRPLYASCTLSDVTDNSQTPFVVFTVVFHSLTFLLSFLVLCVTYLKVLKVARFHCRRIDVITMQTLVLLVDIHPSVRERCLEEQKRRRQRATRKISTFIGTFMVCFAPYVITRIVELFPSVPIDHRWGLVSKCLAYSKAACDPFVYSLLRNQYKKTCGDIINRLLKPSSMNTSGPGHHDNHETRGRNNTVQTAAD; from the exons ATGGCCGCTGTGGAGGTGCTTCTCGCCGTCTTGATGCTAGTCATTATCGTAGTGTCGTTGCTGTCCAACGCCCTGGTGCTGATCTGCTTTCTGTACAACCCACAGATCCGGAAGCAGGTGCCCTGTGTGTTCACCCTCAACCTCACTTTTTGTAACTTGTTGCTGACCGTTTCCAACATGCCTCTAACTCTGGTGGGTCTCGTCAACGAGGGGCAGCCCGGAAGTGACGCTTTCTGTCAGTTGGTCGGCTTCTCGGAGACGTTTTTAACCACTAATTCGATGTTGAGCATGGCCGCTCTGAGCATCGACAGGTGGATCGCTGTCGTGTTCCCGTTGAGGTACCATTCTAGAATACGACATAGAGATGCCGCTCTCGTGCTCGGATACACGTGGATACATTCTATGTCTTTTTCGATGGCGGCTGCTTGCCTCTCGTGGGTGGGATACCGTCCCCTTTACGCGTCGTGCACGCTCTCCGACGTGACGGACAACAGTCAGACTCCGTTTGTTGTCTTTACTGTGGTGTTTCACTCCCTCACCTTTCTCCTGTCCTTTCTAGTCCTGTGCGTCACATACCTGAAAGTGCTGAAGGTGGCAAGGTTCCACTGTAGACGGATAGACGTTATCACAATGCAAACTTTAGTGCTGCTTGTGGATATTCACCCAAG TGTTCGAGAGCGTTGTCTGGAGGagcagaagaggaggagacagagagcaacCAGGAAGATCAGTACCTTCATCGGCACGTTCATGGTCTGCTTTGCTCCCTACGTCATCACCAG GATAGTGGAGTTATTTCCGTCCGTGCCTATCGACCACCGCTGGGGACTGGTCTCCAAGTGCCTGGCCTACAGCAAGGCGGCCTGCGACCCCTTTGTCTACTCCCTGCTCCGTAACCAGTACAAGAAGACGTGTGGTGACATCATCAACAGGCTGCTGAAGCCCAGCTCTATGAATACATCTGGACCAGGTCACCACGACAACCATGAGACTAGGGGGAGGAACAACACAGTCCAGACTGCAGcagactga